From BD1-7 clade bacterium, a single genomic window includes:
- the fdx_2 gene encoding 2Fe-2S ferredoxin yields MTKIIVLPHEDLCPEGAVIETDPGVSVCEAMLKNDIEIEHACELSCACTTCHIIVREGLDSMEESDELEDDMLDKAWGLEPESRLSCQAIVADEDLVVEIPKYTINMVSERH; encoded by the coding sequence ATGACCAAAATTATCGTTCTTCCTCATGAAGATTTATGCCCGGAAGGAGCGGTCATTGAAACCGATCCGGGTGTGTCTGTTTGTGAGGCAATGTTGAAAAACGATATTGAGATCGAACATGCTTGTGAGCTTTCATGTGCTTGTACAACCTGCCACATTATCGTGCGCGAAGGGTTGGATAGCATGGAAGAGTCCGATGAGTTGGAAGATGATATGCTCGATAAGGCGTGGGGGCTTGAGCCTGAGTCGCGTCTGAGTTGTCAGGCGATTGTCGCCGATGAGGATTTGGTAGTTGAGATTCCGAAGTACACCATCAATATGGTATCTGAGCGTCATTGA
- the yceI_1 gene encoding Protein YceI, producing MHPLKYGICLILLVVSSWAQAIEYQLDIKGTHAFIQFRIQHLGYSWLYGRFDRFDGHFNFDAKKPAAASADIEVDIASLNTNHAERDKHLLGPKFFDVKKYPKATFKSTGYTPNNDGSGVLTGLMTIKGITKPIAVEVVRIGGGPDPWGGVRQGFSGQAKISLADFGFMQNLGPSSREAELIIDLEGIKR from the coding sequence ATGCATCCATTAAAGTACGGTATTTGCCTGATTTTACTGGTCGTTAGCAGTTGGGCTCAGGCCATTGAATACCAGTTGGATATCAAAGGCACACACGCGTTTATTCAGTTTCGTATTCAGCATTTAGGCTACAGCTGGTTATATGGCCGTTTTGATCGATTTGATGGCCATTTTAATTTTGATGCCAAAAAGCCTGCTGCAGCCAGTGCTGACATTGAAGTTGATATTGCCAGTTTGAATACTAATCATGCTGAGCGAGACAAACATTTATTGGGTCCAAAGTTCTTTGACGTAAAAAAATACCCTAAGGCAACATTCAAAAGTACTGGTTATACACCGAACAATGACGGTTCTGGTGTATTAACCGGTCTGATGACTATCAAAGGCATTACCAAGCCTATTGCCGTTGAGGTTGTGCGCATTGGTGGTGGTCCTGATCCTTGGGGTGGCGTCAGACAGGGCTTTAGTGGGCAGGCCAAGATTTCGTTGGCAGATTTTGGGTTTATGCAAAATTTGGGGCCAAGTTCTCGTGAAGCCGAACTGATTATTGACCTTGAAGGTATCAAAAGGTAA
- the iscR gene encoding HTH-type transcriptional regulator IscR: MRLTTKGRYAVTAMLDLAINQDQGPIALADISARQEISLSYLEQLFAKLRKRSLVVSVRGPGGGYRLGKDINEIFVADIIDAVDENVDATSCHGKGGCQDGVTCLTHHLWSDLSTQIHGFLSKISLASLIARKEVKAISDRQQKLELEKQQGDIASDDSGSQDLKAEQKNIVTSDVH; this comes from the coding sequence ATGCGTTTAACCACTAAAGGACGATACGCTGTCACTGCAATGCTGGATCTGGCAATTAACCAGGATCAGGGCCCCATTGCGTTAGCTGATATCTCGGCACGTCAGGAAATATCCTTGTCATACCTTGAGCAGTTATTTGCCAAGTTGCGCAAGCGTTCGTTAGTGGTCAGTGTGCGCGGTCCCGGCGGTGGTTACCGCTTGGGTAAAGACATCAATGAGATATTTGTTGCCGATATTATTGATGCGGTGGACGAAAATGTTGATGCAACCAGCTGTCACGGGAAGGGTGGCTGTCAAGATGGGGTTACATGTTTAACCCATCATCTGTGGTCTGATCTGAGTACACAGATTCATGGATTTCTTAGCAAGATCAGTCTGGCAAGTTTAATAGCTCGTAAAGAAGTTAAAGCCATCTCAGATCGCCAGCAGAAACTTGAGCTGGAAAAACAGCAAGGTGATATCGCAAGCGATGATTCAGGCAGTCAAGATCTGAAGGCTGAACAGAAAAATATCGTAACCAGCGATGTGCATTAA
- the iscA gene encoding Iron-binding protein IscA — MAISLTEAAAAHVRKHLVQRGEGSGIRLGVKTTGCSGMAYVLEYVDEPAAEDTAFEGHGVTLFIDPKSLVYLDGTELDFVKEGLNEGFQFNNPNVSGECGCGESFTV, encoded by the coding sequence ATGGCTATTTCATTGACCGAAGCAGCAGCAGCACATGTTAGAAAACACTTGGTGCAGCGTGGTGAGGGTTCAGGTATTCGTCTGGGCGTAAAAACCACCGGCTGTTCGGGTATGGCATACGTGTTAGAATATGTCGATGAACCTGCTGCGGAAGATACTGCATTTGAAGGGCATGGTGTCACCTTGTTTATTGACCCTAAAAGCCTAGTTTACCTCGACGGTACTGAATTGGATTTTGTGAAAGAAGGCCTGAATGAAGGTTTTCAGTTCAACAATCCAAACGTATCTGGCGAATGTGGTTGTGGCGAGAGTTTTACTGTTTGA
- the hscA gene encoding Chaperone protein HscA: MALLQISEPGMSPEPHKRKIAVGIDLGTTNSLVASMRHANPAVLLGHDGSAIVPSVVRYRADGIDIGVEAVAQQSIDAKNTIVSVKRLMGRTADDVLKIGNQAGVSFVERDDNVPGIQTVAGVKTPVEVSADILRVLRLRAEESMDGSVDGAVITVPAYFDDAQRQATKDAASLAGLKVLRLLNEPTAAAVAYGLDQKNDTTIAVYDLGGGTFDISVLRLSKGVFEVLSTGGDSALGGDDFDLAIALWAKEQLGIGDLDAGQYRELMRLARAAKEALSDNQETELSIAFAGVSINLSRQKFAELVEPLVRRSLDACRLALRDAKCSVDDIDEVVMVGGSTRTLYVREQVSALFGKPVLTDIDPDQVVALGAAIQADILVGNKPDSDLLLLDVIPLSLGLETMGGLVEKVIHRNTTIPVGMAQEFTTYKDGQTAMVVHVLQGERDLVEDCRSLARFELRGIPPMAAGAAKIRVTFQVDADGLLSVAAKETESGVHASVQVKPSYGLGDEEITNMLKSSYDHAADDKDARALREQQVDADRLLESLIGAMRDDGDALLSDTESQQIVAEMEALAKARNELDAIALKQKIEAVSQATDFFAARRMDAAIKRALSGHTLEEIDPDQK; encoded by the coding sequence ATGGCCCTGTTACAAATTTCTGAACCTGGCATGTCGCCAGAGCCTCATAAACGCAAAATTGCTGTCGGTATCGATCTGGGTACCACTAATTCCCTTGTAGCATCGATGCGTCATGCGAATCCGGCGGTATTGCTCGGGCATGACGGCAGCGCGATTGTACCTTCGGTGGTTCGTTATCGCGCTGATGGTATTGATATCGGTGTCGAAGCCGTCGCGCAACAGTCTATCGATGCAAAAAATACGATTGTTTCTGTTAAGCGATTAATGGGTCGTACCGCAGATGATGTTCTTAAAATCGGCAACCAAGCCGGTGTTTCATTTGTTGAGCGTGATGACAACGTACCGGGCATTCAAACCGTAGCTGGAGTCAAAACTCCGGTAGAAGTCTCCGCAGATATTTTGCGTGTACTTCGTTTGCGGGCTGAAGAGTCGATGGATGGGTCAGTGGACGGTGCTGTTATTACCGTGCCTGCCTATTTTGATGATGCACAGCGTCAGGCAACGAAGGATGCTGCGTCATTAGCTGGGCTTAAAGTCTTGCGTTTGCTCAACGAGCCAACAGCAGCAGCTGTCGCTTATGGGTTAGACCAAAAAAATGACACGACTATCGCCGTTTATGATCTCGGTGGCGGTACGTTTGATATTTCAGTTTTGCGCCTCTCGAAAGGTGTTTTTGAAGTGCTGTCCACCGGTGGTGATTCTGCGTTGGGTGGTGATGATTTTGACCTTGCGATTGCGTTGTGGGCAAAAGAGCAGTTGGGTATTGGCGATCTTGATGCCGGCCAATATCGTGAGTTAATGCGTCTTGCTAGAGCGGCTAAAGAAGCCCTGTCAGATAACCAGGAAACTGAGCTATCTATCGCTTTTGCTGGTGTATCGATTAACCTCAGTCGACAAAAATTCGCTGAATTGGTTGAGCCGCTTGTTCGTCGTAGCCTCGATGCCTGTCGGCTGGCACTGCGAGATGCTAAGTGTTCAGTCGACGATATTGATGAAGTGGTTATGGTTGGTGGTTCTACACGAACTTTGTATGTGCGTGAGCAAGTCTCGGCCCTATTCGGTAAGCCGGTTTTGACGGATATTGACCCAGATCAGGTGGTTGCACTCGGTGCTGCCATTCAGGCAGATATTCTTGTAGGTAATAAACCGGATAGTGATCTGTTGTTATTGGATGTGATTCCGCTGTCTCTCGGGCTCGAAACAATGGGTGGCTTGGTTGAAAAGGTAATCCATCGTAATACAACGATTCCGGTCGGTATGGCGCAGGAATTCACCACCTATAAGGATGGTCAGACCGCGATGGTTGTGCATGTTCTGCAGGGTGAGCGCGACCTAGTCGAAGACTGTCGTTCGCTTGCACGGTTTGAATTGCGTGGTATTCCGCCAATGGCTGCCGGCGCTGCAAAAATCCGTGTGACGTTCCAAGTCGATGCTGACGGGTTGTTGTCGGTGGCAGCCAAAGAGACAGAGTCGGGTGTGCATGCCAGTGTTCAGGTTAAGCCATCGTATGGATTGGGCGATGAAGAAATTACCAATATGCTCAAATCCTCCTACGATCACGCGGCAGATGATAAAGATGCACGAGCGTTGCGTGAGCAGCAGGTGGATGCAGATCGGTTGCTAGAGTCTCTGATTGGTGCGATGCGCGATGATGGTGACGCATTGCTAAGCGATACCGAAAGTCAGCAAATTGTTGCCGAGATGGAAGCCTTGGCAAAAGCCCGAAATGAGCTGGATGCTATTGCTCTGAAACAAAAAATTGAAGCGGTCTCTCAGGCAACAGACTTTTTCGCTGCACGGCGTATGGATGCAGCAATCAAACGAGCCCTGTCTGGCCATACACTCGAAGAAATCGACCCGGATCAAAAATGA
- the hscB gene encoding Co-chaperone protein HscB translates to MHTSQSYFELFGLSAQYDIDEDALSVTYLKLQRQFHPDKFAAATAQQQRVALQFATTINEAYECLKHPVQRAEYLMKQAGHDHEEHTMQSDGAFLFQQMEWREALEMASNSTVLDSIFAETQGALEQYQRGFDQAFGLQDYQTAQLNIDKMQFVYKFSAELQQKADSITEA, encoded by the coding sequence TTGCATACCTCACAGAGCTATTTCGAGTTATTCGGCCTATCTGCGCAATATGACATCGATGAAGATGCATTGTCAGTAACCTATCTCAAATTACAGCGGCAGTTCCATCCGGATAAATTTGCAGCAGCGACAGCGCAGCAGCAACGTGTGGCGCTGCAATTTGCAACGACCATCAACGAAGCCTACGAATGTCTCAAGCACCCGGTGCAGCGCGCTGAGTACTTGATGAAGCAAGCTGGGCATGATCACGAAGAGCATACTATGCAGTCTGATGGTGCGTTTTTGTTCCAACAGATGGAGTGGCGCGAAGCGCTTGAAATGGCGTCGAATTCGACCGTGCTCGACAGTATTTTTGCTGAAACCCAGGGAGCGTTGGAGCAATATCAACGGGGTTTTGATCAGGCGTTTGGTCTTCAGGATTATCAGACTGCGCAACTGAATATTGATAAAATGCAGTTCGTTTACAAATTTAGTGCTGAGCTGCAGCAAAAAGCCGATTCAATTACGGAAGCCTAA
- the iscU gene encoding Iron-sulfur cluster assembly scaffold protein IscU: MAYSDKVMDHYENPRNVGSMDSGDKHVGTGMVGAPACGDVMRLQIKVNDDGVIEDAKFKTYGCGSAIASSSLLTEWVKGKTLDEAQEIKNTEIAEELALPPVKIHCSVLAEDAIKAAISDLKEKQ; encoded by the coding sequence ATGGCATATAGCGATAAAGTAATGGACCATTATGAGAACCCTCGTAACGTGGGTTCCATGGATTCCGGTGACAAGCACGTTGGCACTGGTATGGTTGGTGCACCCGCCTGTGGTGACGTCATGCGTTTGCAAATCAAGGTAAACGACGACGGTGTTATTGAAGACGCCAAGTTTAAAACCTATGGCTGCGGTTCGGCGATTGCATCCAGCTCATTGCTGACCGAGTGGGTCAAAGGCAAGACCCTTGATGAAGCACAAGAAATTAAGAATACCGAAATTGCTGAAGAATTAGCCTTGCCGCCCGTGAAGATACATTGTTCGGTTCTTGCTGAAGATGCTATCAAAGCGGCGATCAGCGATCTGAAAGAAAAACAGTAA
- the iscS gene encoding Cysteine desulfurase IscS yields MKLPIYFDYSATTPVDPRVAEKMVACLTPDGNFGNPASRSHAFGWKAEEAVENARQQVADLINADPREIVWTSGATESDNLAIKGAANFYSKKGKHIITSRIEHKAVLDTCRQLEREGFEVTYLDPDSDXIISPELVRDAIREDTVLLSLMHVNNEVGVITDIAAIGEIARENKVIFHVDAAQSFGKLPIDMAENKVDLLSISGHKIYGPKGIGALYVRRKPRIRLEAQMHGGGHERGMRSGTLATHQIVGLGEAAAVAKQDMQKDTEHAIALRDRLWNGVKDMEQVHVNGSFDQRIASNLNISFAFVEGESLIMSLKDLAVSSGSACTSASLEPSYVLRALGLSDELAHSSIRFSFGRFSTEEEVDYAIEKIHTAVSKLRELSPLWDMYKDGIDLNSVEWAAH; encoded by the coding sequence ATGAAACTACCGATTTACTTTGACTATTCTGCAACAACACCGGTTGACCCGCGTGTCGCTGAAAAGATGGTGGCGTGTCTGACCCCCGACGGAAACTTTGGTAATCCGGCGTCCCGTTCTCATGCTTTTGGCTGGAAAGCTGAGGAAGCGGTTGAAAACGCGCGTCAGCAGGTTGCTGACCTGATTAATGCCGACCCTCGTGAAATTGTCTGGACATCCGGTGCGACTGAATCGGACAACCTAGCCATTAAAGGCGCGGCGAACTTCTATTCGAAGAAGGGTAAACACATTATTACTTCACGTATTGAGCACAAAGCGGTACTTGATACGTGTCGTCAGCTTGAGCGTGAAGGATTTGAGGTCACTTATCTCGATCCAGATTCCGACNGTATTATCTCGCCAGAATTAGTGCGTGATGCGATTCGTGAAGACACTGTATTGTTATCATTAATGCACGTGAACAATGAAGTTGGTGTGATCACTGATATTGCGGCAATTGGCGAAATTGCGCGCGAAAATAAAGTTATTTTCCACGTTGATGCGGCGCAGAGCTTCGGCAAACTGCCCATCGATATGGCCGAAAACAAAGTTGATTTGTTGTCGATTAGCGGTCACAAAATATATGGCCCGAAAGGTATTGGTGCACTTTACGTTCGTCGTAAGCCACGTATTCGTCTGGAAGCGCAAATGCACGGTGGCGGCCATGAGCGTGGTATGCGTTCAGGTACTCTGGCGACGCACCAAATCGTTGGGTTAGGCGAAGCTGCTGCAGTGGCCAAACAAGACATGCAGAAAGATACTGAGCATGCGATTGCACTGCGTGATCGTCTGTGGAATGGCGTTAAAGATATGGAGCAAGTGCACGTTAATGGCTCTTTTGATCAGCGTATTGCTAGCAATCTCAATATCAGCTTCGCGTTTGTCGAAGGTGAGTCATTAATCATGTCATTAAAAGACTTGGCCGTTTCATCCGGTTCTGCGTGTACATCGGCGAGTCTTGAGCCTTCATACGTATTGCGCGCTTTAGGCTTAAGTGATGAGCTGGCACATAGTTCGATTCGCTTCAGCTTTGGCCGTTTCTCAACGGAAGAGGAGGTGGATTACGCGATTGAAAAAATTCATACCGCGGTCAGTAAGTTACGTGAGTTGTCGCCTCTTTGGGATATGTACAAAGATGGCATTGATCTGAATTCAGTAGAGTGGGCGGCCCACTAA
- the iscX gene encoding Protein IscX, with amino-acid sequence MKWTDVYDVAIALSDAHDGVDPLTVNFVDLRNWVMALEGFDDSADRCGEKILEAIQAAWIEEAE; translated from the coding sequence ATGAAGTGGACAGATGTGTACGATGTGGCAATCGCATTGTCTGATGCACACGACGGTGTTGACCCATTAACGGTTAACTTTGTTGATCTACGCAATTGGGTCATGGCCCTTGAGGGTTTTGACGATTCTGCGGATCGCTGCGGCGAAAAAATTCTAGAAGCGATTCAAGCTGCCTGGATTGAAGAGGCTGAGTAA
- the trmJ gene encoding tRNA (cytidine/uridine-2'-O-)-methyltransferase TrmJ — MAESTALDRIRIVLVNTTHPGNIGGVARAMKNMGLNKLYLVEPKXFPDEEAVWRSGHASDVLDDAIVTRDLDEALEGCGLVIGTSARERRIPWPLMNPREAAAECINEKGDHDVAVVFGREDRGLTNEELQKCHLHLNIPTNDEYSSLNLAAAVQVVAYELRMTALGDGLPSMKEDVADKREWDVKPASSGAMELFFDHLQQVLVDIEFLDLNTPRQTMTRMRRLFNRVRMDEMELAMMRGILRNIQRVKQRVDKAPEND; from the coding sequence GTGGCTGAAAGCACAGCGCTGGATCGAATTCGAATCGTATTGGTGAACACTACGCACCCCGGAAATATCGGTGGCGTGGCACGAGCGATGAAAAACATGGGGCTGAATAAGCTGTATTTGGTAGAGCCAAAACNATTCCCCGATGAGGAGGCGGTATGGCGCAGCGGTCATGCATCAGACGTGTTGGATGATGCCATCGTGACTCGCGACCTCGATGAGGCGCTCGAAGGTTGTGGTCTGGTTATCGGAACCAGCGCGCGCGAACGGCGGATCCCTTGGCCATTGATGAATCCTCGCGAAGCGGCGGCCGAATGCATCAATGAAAAAGGTGATCACGATGTTGCCGTCGTGTTTGGCCGCGAAGATCGGGGCTTAACCAACGAAGAGCTCCAAAAGTGCCATTTGCATTTAAATATTCCGACGAATGATGAATACAGTTCGCTAAACCTAGCCGCAGCCGTTCAGGTTGTAGCTTATGAATTGCGCATGACGGCGTTGGGTGATGGTCTCCCGTCAATGAAGGAGGATGTTGCTGATAAGCGTGAGTGGGATGTAAAGCCTGCGAGTAGTGGTGCCATGGAATTGTTTTTTGATCATCTGCAACAAGTGTTGGTTGATATCGAGTTCCTGGATCTGAACACTCCGCGGCAAACCATGACGCGAATGCGCCGTTTGTTTAACCGAGTGCGAATGGATGAGATGGAGCTGGCGATGATGCGCGGTATTTTGCGCAACATTCAGCGGGTAAAACAGCGAGTGGATAAGGCGCCAGAAAACGATTAG